A genomic region of Mitsuaria sp. 7 contains the following coding sequences:
- a CDS encoding NUDIX hydrolase family protein — MPSLLPPSLVAVIPRCLQLASQPVPGGLLPLRLGDVTIGRVHPLRQVLLGEVWPELQRRDGALCWEAEGLDVQARSQRIGEVALALKERGAITGWRGERYACERPVDDPCTGRGEVLFRLERAAFRFFGLMSRAVHINGFLPGARLVCGRRALSKATDPGKLDNLAAGGLTADEDLVDCARRELLEEAGVPLTISAAVQARGALRSTRMEPEGLHDEVLHVFSLQLPGGFSPRNGDGEVSEFLTLDLETLAQRLAAGEFSHDAAAVSAFGLQHSHALADLRA, encoded by the coding sequence ATGCCTTCGCTGTTGCCGCCCTCGCTTGTCGCCGTGATTCCGCGCTGCCTGCAGCTCGCGAGTCAGCCGGTGCCGGGCGGACTCCTGCCGTTGAGATTGGGAGACGTCACGATCGGCCGGGTGCATCCGTTGCGTCAGGTCTTGCTAGGCGAAGTCTGGCCTGAACTCCAACGTCGCGATGGCGCGTTGTGTTGGGAGGCGGAGGGGCTCGATGTCCAGGCCCGGTCCCAACGTATCGGCGAGGTGGCGCTCGCGCTGAAAGAGCGCGGTGCGATCACCGGCTGGCGCGGCGAGCGCTACGCCTGCGAGCGGCCCGTCGACGATCCTTGCACCGGGCGCGGCGAGGTGCTGTTCCGCCTGGAACGCGCCGCCTTCCGCTTCTTCGGACTGATGAGCCGCGCGGTGCACATCAACGGCTTCCTGCCAGGAGCGCGGCTCGTGTGCGGTCGACGCGCGCTGTCGAAGGCGACCGATCCCGGGAAGCTCGACAACCTCGCCGCCGGCGGTCTGACAGCCGATGAGGATCTTGTCGACTGCGCTCGCCGCGAGCTGCTGGAGGAGGCGGGAGTGCCGCTGACGATCAGTGCTGCGGTGCAAGCGCGCGGCGCGTTGCGCAGCACGCGCATGGAGCCCGAGGGCCTGCACGACGAAGTGCTGCATGTCTTCAGCCTTCAACTGCCGGGCGGCTTCTCGCCGCGCAATGGCGACGGCGAGGTCAGCGAGTTCCTGACGCTGGATCTGGAAACCCTCGCGCAGCGGCTCGCCGCCGGCGAGTTCAGCCACGACGCCGCCGCGGTGAGCGCCTTCGGGCTCCAGCATTCGCACGCGCTGGCCGACCTGCGCGCCTGA
- a CDS encoding NAD(P)/FAD-dependent oxidoreductase encodes MDQVDAVVIGAGVVGLAVGRALAMRGLETLVLERELSIGTGVSSRNSEVIHAGLYYPAGSLKARLCVRGKQLLYAHCESHGVPHRRCGKLVVATSADQLPGLHALRAKAAINGVDDLRWLTREEAIALEPELQCEAALLSPSTGIVDSHGLMLSLQGDLERHGGAVAFGARVTAVRRDGAAHLVHTDDMTLGARVVVNATGLHAPLLAAAIEGLPPPPAARFSKGCYFALQGKAPFSRLVYPMPQDAWLGVHLTLDLGGQARFGPDAQWLDVENPDGIDYAVDPARADVFYDDVRRYWPALPDGALQPAYSGVRPKIHAPHEPAPDFRIDGPAQHGVPGLVNLMGIESPGLTSSLAIAEEVVARLD; translated from the coding sequence ATGGATCAAGTCGATGCAGTGGTGATCGGGGCCGGCGTCGTCGGCCTCGCGGTCGGCCGGGCGCTGGCGATGCGCGGGCTGGAGACGCTGGTGCTCGAGCGCGAGCTCAGCATCGGCACCGGCGTGAGTTCGCGCAACAGCGAGGTCATCCACGCCGGGCTCTACTACCCGGCGGGATCGCTGAAGGCGCGCCTGTGCGTGCGCGGCAAACAGCTGCTCTACGCGCACTGCGAATCCCACGGCGTGCCGCATCGTCGTTGCGGAAAGCTTGTCGTCGCGACGTCGGCGGATCAACTGCCTGGCCTGCACGCGCTGCGGGCGAAGGCTGCCATCAACGGCGTCGACGACCTGCGCTGGCTCACGCGCGAGGAGGCCATCGCGCTCGAACCCGAACTGCAATGCGAGGCTGCGCTGCTGTCGCCGTCCACCGGCATCGTCGACAGCCACGGGCTGATGCTCTCGCTGCAGGGCGACCTGGAGCGGCACGGCGGCGCGGTCGCGTTCGGCGCGAGGGTGACCGCGGTGCGGCGTGACGGAGCGGCGCATCTTGTTCACACGGACGACATGACGTTGGGAGCCCGCGTCGTGGTCAACGCGACCGGACTGCATGCGCCGCTGCTCGCTGCTGCGATCGAAGGCCTGCCGCCACCGCCCGCCGCGCGCTTCAGCAAGGGCTGCTACTTCGCACTACAAGGGAAGGCGCCGTTCTCACGGCTCGTGTATCCGATGCCGCAGGACGCGTGGCTGGGTGTTCACCTCACGCTGGACCTCGGCGGACAGGCGCGCTTCGGGCCTGATGCGCAGTGGCTGGACGTCGAGAACCCCGACGGCATCGACTACGCCGTCGATCCCGCCCGCGCCGACGTCTTTTACGACGATGTGCGCCGCTACTGGCCCGCGCTGCCGGACGGCGCGCTGCAGCCCGCGTACAGCGGCGTTCGGCCGAAGATCCACGCGCCGCACGAGCCCGCACCCGACTTCCGCATTGACGGTCCCGCGCAGCACGGCGTGCCGGGTCTGGTGAACCTGATGGGAATCGAGTCGCCTGGGCTCACGAGTTCATTGGCGATTGCCGAAGAGGTGGTGGCGCGTCTCGACTGA
- a CDS encoding tripartite tricarboxylate transporter substrate binding protein has product MRRRALLNAAAGALVPGLAPWTQTLAQTGSAPVAGEPWPTRPIHLIVAYPPGGVSDETARALAQHMGTRLKVPVIVENRAGAGGLTALESLARAAPDGHTLAYCAISPLVFAPAGASLAATAPDVTPVISIMDTPVLVLAHPSFKPKDFAAMIAAARAAPGRLRWATSGQATVGHMVLAQVRTAARVDIIHVPYKGGGQQLTDAIGGQFELLSSNVASQQLQFVRQGRLKALAIGSPVRLPVLPDVPTLAELGYPEANLVSTFGLFAPRGVPEERLRLINAVVNEALRLPEIRSKILDVSNLPTGGPAADFAARIAKERERALRVPAD; this is encoded by the coding sequence ATGCGTAGGCGCGCTCTGTTGAACGCCGCGGCGGGCGCCCTGGTGCCAGGTCTTGCGCCGTGGACGCAGACGCTGGCGCAGACGGGCAGCGCGCCCGTTGCGGGCGAACCCTGGCCCACGCGTCCGATCCACCTCATCGTCGCCTACCCGCCCGGCGGCGTCAGCGACGAGACCGCGCGAGCGCTCGCGCAGCACATGGGCACGCGGTTGAAGGTGCCGGTGATCGTCGAGAACCGCGCCGGCGCGGGCGGCCTGACCGCGCTGGAGTCGCTCGCGCGCGCGGCGCCGGACGGCCACACGCTGGCCTACTGCGCGATATCGCCGCTGGTGTTCGCCCCCGCCGGCGCATCCCTCGCCGCGACGGCGCCCGATGTGACGCCCGTCATCAGCATCATGGACACGCCGGTGCTGGTGCTCGCGCATCCGTCGTTCAAACCGAAGGACTTCGCCGCGATGATCGCCGCGGCGCGGGCCGCGCCGGGCCGGCTGCGCTGGGCGACGTCGGGCCAGGCGACGGTCGGTCACATGGTGCTGGCGCAGGTGCGCACCGCGGCGCGCGTGGACATCATCCACGTGCCCTACAAGGGCGGCGGCCAGCAGTTGACCGATGCGATCGGCGGGCAGTTCGAGCTGCTGTCCTCGAACGTCGCGTCGCAGCAGCTGCAGTTCGTGCGGCAGGGCCGGCTGAAGGCGCTGGCGATCGGCTCGCCGGTGCGGCTGCCGGTGCTGCCCGACGTGCCCACGCTGGCCGAGCTCGGCTATCCGGAAGCGAACCTCGTCTCGACCTTCGGCCTCTTCGCGCCGCGCGGCGTGCCGGAGGAGCGGCTGCGACTGATCAACGCGGTCGTCAACGAGGCGCTGCGCCTGCCCGAGATCCGCTCGAAAATCCTCGACGTCAGCAACCTGCCGACGGGCGGCCCGGCGGCGGACTTCGCCGCGCGCATCGCGAAGGAGCGCGAACGCGCGCTGCGCGTGCCGGCGGATTAG
- a CDS encoding LysR family transcriptional regulator: MDLRHLRYFVTVAETGHMTRAAALLGMQQPPLSQQIKTLEQELGIALLHRHPKGVSLTDGGRQFLDEARRLLRDYNDMRDRMDRLAGGQHGLLAIGFTSSAAAHAFTPAVLRACRGEHPGIALTMTENHAAGLIEAIVKSRLHCAFLRVPVAQPEGVSFETLLTEPALLALPLDHRLATVPRAGSTPVPLAELEDEDLILVRRPGAPGLYANLLALCERDGVKPRSFVEVDRMMMNLNLVAAGAGITVVPASMRGVHAHSIVFRPLEKHARLEAPLTLAYRSHDQEGPTATFLALAHRIAMEHRDA; the protein is encoded by the coding sequence ATGGACCTCCGACATCTGCGCTACTTCGTGACGGTCGCGGAGACCGGCCACATGACGCGCGCCGCGGCGCTGCTCGGGATGCAGCAGCCGCCGCTGAGCCAGCAGATCAAGACGCTGGAGCAGGAGCTGGGCATCGCCCTGCTGCACCGCCATCCGAAGGGCGTGAGCCTGACCGACGGCGGGCGCCAGTTCCTGGACGAGGCGCGACGGCTGCTGCGCGATTACAACGACATGCGCGACCGCATGGACCGGCTGGCCGGCGGACAGCACGGGCTGCTGGCGATCGGGTTCACGAGCTCGGCGGCGGCGCATGCGTTCACGCCGGCGGTGTTGCGCGCGTGCCGCGGCGAGCATCCGGGCATCGCGCTGACGATGACCGAGAACCATGCCGCCGGGTTGATCGAGGCGATCGTGAAGTCGCGGCTGCACTGCGCCTTCCTGCGCGTGCCGGTCGCGCAGCCCGAGGGCGTCAGCTTCGAGACGCTGCTGACCGAGCCCGCGCTGCTGGCGCTGCCGCTGGACCACCGGCTCGCGACCGTGCCGCGCGCGGGGTCCACGCCGGTGCCGCTGGCGGAGCTCGAGGACGAGGACCTGATCCTCGTGCGCCGCCCGGGCGCGCCCGGCCTCTACGCCAACCTGCTGGCGCTGTGCGAGCGCGACGGCGTCAAGCCGCGCAGCTTCGTCGAGGTCGACCGGATGATGATGAACCTCAACCTGGTGGCGGCCGGCGCCGGCATCACGGTCGTGCCGGCGTCGATGCGCGGCGTGCATGCGCATTCGATCGTGTTCCGGCCGCTGGAGAAACACGCGCGGCTGGAGGCGCCGCTGACCCTGGCTTATCGCTCACACGACCAGGAGGGGCCGACGGCGACCTTCCTCGCGCTGGCCCACCGCATCGCGATGGAGCACCGCGATGCGTAG
- a CDS encoding porin translates to MNTKRHSRNAWHARRALVLAATAVGAAGAAHAQSGSSVQVFGLLDIGVQALKASGTDTRYLVNSDGNTSSRFGVRGTEDLGGGLKVGFWLESAVAVDDGTSGATSTNNKDSVSGGLTWGRRATVQISSADWGELRLGRDYVPSFGNLTTSMHPFGTNGVGSSGIMYYPVPANGTTARTNVRASNSIGYFTPSGINGFYGHAMLALGEQAAGPTRKDGQLTGVRIGWRNETFNGSAAISKTRYATGDYTQSNVGMAYTWGPAKLMALWGRNEVGITSTTATMLGTQWQVWPQGELRFAYTWLKAKNVASDATHIAIGYVHDLSKRTALYTNLAKVDNKGRGTRFNVGLATTQPGGDSGGFEAGVRHNF, encoded by the coding sequence ATGAACACGAAACGACATTCGAGGAACGCGTGGCATGCACGCAGGGCCCTGGTCCTGGCCGCCACCGCGGTGGGAGCGGCCGGCGCGGCGCACGCGCAGAGCGGCAGCAGCGTGCAGGTGTTCGGCCTGCTCGACATCGGCGTGCAGGCGCTGAAGGCCAGCGGCACCGACACGCGCTACCTGGTCAACAGCGACGGCAACACGTCCAGCCGTTTCGGCGTGCGCGGCACCGAGGACCTGGGCGGCGGGCTGAAGGTCGGCTTCTGGCTGGAGTCGGCCGTGGCCGTCGACGACGGCACCAGCGGCGCGACCAGCACCAACAACAAGGACTCGGTCAGCGGCGGCCTGACCTGGGGCCGGCGCGCGACGGTGCAGATCTCCTCGGCCGACTGGGGCGAGCTGCGCCTGGGCCGCGACTACGTGCCGTCCTTCGGCAACCTGACCACGTCCATGCATCCGTTCGGGACGAACGGCGTGGGCAGCTCCGGGATCATGTACTACCCGGTGCCCGCCAACGGCACGACGGCGCGCACCAACGTGCGGGCGTCCAACTCGATCGGCTACTTCACGCCCTCGGGCATCAACGGCTTCTACGGCCACGCGATGCTGGCGCTGGGCGAGCAGGCCGCGGGACCGACGCGCAAGGACGGCCAGCTGACCGGCGTGCGCATCGGCTGGCGCAACGAGACCTTCAACGGCTCGGCGGCGATCTCCAAGACGCGTTACGCCACCGGCGACTACACGCAGAGCAACGTGGGCATGGCGTACACCTGGGGACCGGCCAAGCTGATGGCGCTGTGGGGCCGCAACGAGGTCGGCATCACCAGCACGACCGCGACGATGCTGGGCACGCAGTGGCAGGTCTGGCCGCAGGGCGAGCTGCGCTTCGCCTACACCTGGCTGAAAGCGAAGAACGTCGCCAGCGACGCGACGCACATCGCGATCGGCTACGTGCATGACCTGTCCAAGCGGACGGCGCTTTACACCAACCTCGCCAAGGTGGACAACAAGGGCCGCGGCACGCGCTTCAACGTGGGGCTCGCGACGACGCAGCCCGGCGGCGACAGCGGCGGCTTCGAGGCCGGCGTGCGCCACAACTTCTGA
- a CDS encoding PEP-CTERM sorting domain-containing protein: protein MSTTMLSQPLSRTRAVVLAFTALAGLAAFAPTGAHAEATKILFVGNSYTFGRVDPVMSYNAANVHDLTAAMYASNPSGANSFEPHPWGGIAGIFKQFTVQVGLDYDVSISARNAASLRGQFLNTNNAGWDLRGNIGSQAWDKVVLQEQSDEPLTKQPGLASNPAYFNTYTNLIENWIHQGNALSYRERDLIGGTNAKCAEITGASTGTCSLLRNVPANANANANADVYLYQTWARPNLVNAPSTTVTDENTGAVTPTGQPAPSFYPTLQAMTDDLKQAYANAALMAGADGSGGIAGVAPVGEAFMRAIAAGVATPDMYASTAATDGLLDLWFDDGTHASKYGSYLSALTLFGTITGLDPSVLGLNEIAARDLGISAAQALLLQRVASDQLGFAAAVPEPASFALAGLGLGLLWMMRRGRQERLSARGAMPAVPA from the coding sequence ATGTCGACCACCATGCTCTCCCAACCCCTGAGCCGGACCCGCGCGGTCGTGCTCGCCTTCACCGCCCTGGCGGGCCTCGCGGCGTTCGCGCCGACAGGCGCCCACGCCGAGGCGACGAAGATCCTCTTCGTCGGCAACAGCTACACCTTCGGACGCGTCGATCCGGTGATGAGCTACAACGCCGCCAACGTCCACGACCTGACGGCGGCCATGTACGCCAGCAACCCCAGCGGCGCCAACAGCTTCGAGCCCCATCCGTGGGGCGGCATCGCCGGCATCTTCAAGCAGTTCACCGTGCAGGTCGGGCTGGACTACGACGTCTCGATCTCGGCGCGCAACGCGGCCTCGCTGCGCGGGCAGTTCCTCAACACCAACAACGCCGGCTGGGACCTGCGCGGCAACATCGGCTCGCAGGCCTGGGACAAGGTCGTGCTGCAGGAGCAGAGCGACGAGCCGCTGACCAAGCAGCCCGGGCTGGCCTCCAATCCGGCCTACTTCAACACCTACACCAACCTGATCGAGAACTGGATCCACCAGGGCAATGCGCTCAGCTACCGCGAGCGCGACCTGATAGGCGGCACGAACGCGAAGTGCGCGGAGATCACCGGCGCGTCGACGGGCACCTGCTCGCTGCTGCGCAACGTGCCGGCGAACGCGAATGCCAACGCGAACGCCGATGTCTACCTCTATCAGACCTGGGCGCGGCCCAACCTGGTCAACGCGCCCAGCACGACGGTCACCGACGAGAACACCGGCGCGGTGACGCCGACCGGTCAGCCGGCGCCCTCGTTCTACCCGACGCTGCAGGCGATGACCGACGACCTGAAGCAGGCCTATGCCAACGCCGCGCTGATGGCGGGCGCGGACGGCTCGGGCGGCATCGCGGGCGTGGCGCCGGTGGGCGAGGCCTTCATGCGCGCGATCGCCGCGGGCGTCGCGACGCCCGACATGTATGCGTCGACGGCGGCGACGGACGGGCTGCTCGACCTGTGGTTCGACGACGGCACGCATGCGAGCAAGTACGGTTCCTACCTGAGCGCGCTGACGCTGTTCGGCACGATCACCGGCCTGGACCCGTCGGTGCTGGGCCTGAACGAGATCGCGGCGCGCGACCTCGGCATCAGCGCGGCGCAGGCGCTGCTGCTGCAGCGCGTGGCCAGCGACCAGCTCGGCTTCGCCGCCGCGGTGCCCGAGCCGGCCTCGTTCGCGCTGGCGGGCCTGGGTCTGGGCCTGTTGTGGATGATGCGCCGCGGTCGCCAGGAGCGACTGTCGGCAAGGGGCGCGATGCCCGCGGTGCCCGCATGA
- a CDS encoding amidohydrolase, whose translation MAGPVLAQSGQGGAPDLILRNGRITTMDPAKPEATAIALRDGVVMAVGTDAEIARLAGAKTRVVDVEKRRVIPGLTDSHMHIIRGGLNFNMELRWDGVRSLGAALQMLKDQAARTPAPQWVRVVGGWNEFQFDEKRMPTIAELNAAAPDTPVFVLNLYNQAFLNRAALRAVGYTKDTPQPAGAIIERDARGEPTGLLLAEPNAFILYNTLNLGPKLDPEQQLNSTLHFMREENRLGVTSVGDAGGGFQNYPDDYAIIDKLAKENRLTVRIAYNLFPQKAKQELADFQRWARMGRPGDGSDFYKLNGAGEMLAFSAADFEDFLQPRPEMPAAMENDLEGVVRFLAGNGWPWRMHATYNETVSRSLDVFEKVHRDHPIDKLGWFFDHCETVTPQNLERIKRLGGGIAVQNRMSMQGEYFIRRYGLKATAETPPVKRMLEMGIPVSLGTDATRVNSYNPWQALYWLVSGRTIGGTLLYPEERRLDRVAALRLMTADGAWFSRETGKKGVLKPGAFGDLAVLDRDFLTVPEDQIQDITSVLTVVAGKPVHGSGAYASLAPALPPAMPDWSPVKTYGGYQARKSSVASSLSDAERRYQYAAQCACASGCGVHGHDHTAVASAARDATSAQAFWGALGCSCYV comes from the coding sequence ATGGCGGGGCCGGTGCTCGCGCAGTCGGGGCAGGGCGGCGCGCCCGACCTCATCCTGCGCAACGGCCGCATCACGACGATGGATCCGGCCAAGCCCGAGGCGACCGCCATCGCCCTTCGCGACGGCGTCGTGATGGCCGTCGGCACGGACGCGGAGATCGCCAGGCTCGCCGGCGCGAAGACGCGCGTCGTCGACGTCGAGAAGCGCCGCGTGATCCCGGGGCTCACCGACTCGCACATGCACATCATCCGCGGCGGGCTCAACTTCAACATGGAGCTGCGCTGGGACGGCGTGCGCTCGCTGGGCGCGGCGCTGCAGATGCTCAAGGACCAGGCCGCGCGCACGCCGGCGCCGCAGTGGGTGCGGGTGGTCGGCGGCTGGAACGAATTCCAGTTCGACGAGAAGCGCATGCCGACGATCGCCGAGCTCAACGCCGCGGCGCCGGACACGCCGGTGTTCGTGCTCAACCTCTACAACCAGGCCTTCCTGAACCGCGCGGCCTTGCGCGCCGTCGGCTACACGAAGGACACGCCGCAGCCCGCCGGCGCCATCATCGAGCGCGACGCGCGCGGCGAACCCACGGGGCTGCTGCTGGCCGAGCCCAATGCCTTCATCCTCTACAACACGCTGAACCTCGGGCCCAAGCTCGATCCGGAGCAGCAGCTCAACTCCACGCTGCACTTCATGCGCGAGGAGAACCGGCTGGGCGTGACCTCGGTCGGCGACGCGGGCGGCGGCTTCCAGAACTACCCCGACGACTACGCGATCATCGACAAGCTGGCCAAGGAGAACCGCCTCACGGTGCGCATCGCCTACAACCTGTTCCCGCAGAAGGCCAAGCAGGAACTGGCGGACTTCCAGCGCTGGGCCAGGATGGGCAGACCCGGCGACGGCAGCGACTTCTACAAGCTCAACGGTGCAGGCGAGATGCTGGCCTTCAGCGCGGCGGACTTCGAGGACTTCCTCCAGCCGCGTCCCGAGATGCCGGCGGCGATGGAGAACGACCTCGAAGGCGTGGTGCGTTTCCTCGCCGGCAACGGCTGGCCGTGGCGCATGCACGCGACCTACAACGAAACGGTCTCGCGCAGTCTGGACGTGTTCGAGAAGGTCCATCGCGACCATCCGATCGACAAGCTCGGCTGGTTCTTCGACCACTGCGAGACGGTGACGCCGCAGAACCTCGAACGCATCAAGCGGCTGGGCGGCGGCATCGCGGTGCAGAACCGGATGTCGATGCAGGGCGAGTACTTCATCCGCCGCTACGGACTGAAGGCGACGGCCGAGACGCCGCCGGTCAAGCGCATGCTGGAGATGGGCATCCCCGTGTCGCTGGGCACCGACGCGACGCGGGTCAACAGCTACAACCCGTGGCAGGCGCTGTACTGGCTGGTGTCGGGACGCACCATCGGCGGCACGCTGCTGTATCCGGAGGAACGCCGGCTGGACCGCGTCGCCGCGCTGCGGCTGATGACGGCGGACGGCGCCTGGTTCTCGCGGGAGACCGGGAAGAAGGGCGTGCTGAAACCGGGCGCGTTCGGCGACCTGGCGGTGCTGGACCGCGATTTCCTGACCGTGCCCGAGGATCAGATCCAGGACATCACGTCCGTGCTGACCGTGGTGGCCGGCAAGCCGGTGCATGGCAGCGGCGCGTATGCGTCGCTCGCGCCGGCGCTGCCGCCGGCGATGCCGGACTGGTCGCCGGTGAAGACCTACGGCGGCTACCAGGCGCGGAAGTCGTCGGTGGCGTCATCGCTGAGCGATGCCGAGCGCCGCTACCAGTACGCCGCGCAGTGCGCCTGCGCGAGCGGCTGCGGCGTGCACGGCCACGATCACACGGCGGTCGCGAGCGCGGCGCGCGATGCGACCTCGGCGCAGGCGTTCTGGGGCGCGCTGGGATGCAGCTGCTACGTGTGA
- a CDS encoding VOC family protein, translating into MNAIHEVFPYLMVRDATAAIAFYQQAFGAIERFRLVEPSGRIGHVELQLGPVVLMVCDEFPEYGMVGPQNGTFTGCTVHLHVDDADAMAERAVAAGATITMPPTDQFYGERSCRLRDPFGHSWLLGHSIEDVAPEEMQRRYTAMMTG; encoded by the coding sequence ATGAACGCCATCCACGAGGTGTTCCCCTACCTGATGGTGCGCGACGCCACGGCGGCGATCGCGTTCTACCAGCAGGCCTTCGGGGCGATCGAACGCTTCCGCCTGGTCGAGCCCTCGGGGCGCATCGGGCATGTCGAACTGCAACTCGGTCCCGTGGTGCTGATGGTGTGCGACGAGTTCCCCGAGTACGGCATGGTCGGTCCGCAGAACGGGACCTTCACCGGCTGCACCGTCCACCTGCACGTCGACGACGCCGACGCGATGGCCGAGCGCGCCGTGGCCGCCGGCGCGACGATCACGATGCCGCCCACGGACCAGTTCTACGGCGAACGCTCCTGCCGTCTGCGCGATCCCTTCGGCCACTCGTGGCTGCTGGGCCATTCGATCGAGGACGTCGCGCCGGAGGAAATGCAGCGGCGCTACACGGCGATGATGACCGGGTGA
- a CDS encoding helix-turn-helix domain-containing protein, with product MVLRQRPAAPLAAHVACLWYSARGELPHTRERSLPTGCADIVVPLLQDHLIRYDDEQDPVARRLRGAIVQGAFDRFGVRGTEGPSAVVGVHFTPAGAATFFGGALPALRNRTELLEDLWGPGARLLRERLQAAASPRHALLVLHDDLLRRLRNAPPIDPLATFALEAFRRDPSFAQVGPVQRASGLTPAQFIRRFEQAVGLTPKRYARVLRFGALLPTLVRCGPRDWAQIAADGGYADQSHLIREFRQLAGVAPGAYQPVQIDQPTHVALRT from the coding sequence ATGGTCCTGCGCCAACGCCCTGCCGCCCCGCTGGCCGCCCATGTGGCGTGCCTCTGGTACAGCGCCCGCGGCGAGCTGCCGCACACGCGCGAGCGCAGCCTGCCCACGGGCTGCGCCGACATCGTCGTGCCGCTGCTGCAGGACCACCTGATCCGCTACGACGACGAACAGGATCCGGTCGCGCGCCGGCTGCGCGGCGCGATCGTGCAGGGCGCCTTCGACCGCTTCGGCGTGCGCGGCACCGAGGGTCCGTCGGCCGTCGTCGGCGTGCACTTCACGCCGGCCGGCGCCGCCACGTTCTTCGGCGGCGCCTTGCCGGCGCTGCGCAATCGCACGGAGCTGCTCGAAGACCTCTGGGGGCCGGGCGCCCGCCTGCTGCGCGAGCGCCTGCAGGCCGCCGCGTCACCGCGGCACGCCCTGCTCGTCCTGCACGACGACCTCCTGCGACGGCTGCGCAACGCACCGCCCATCGATCCGCTGGCCACGTTCGCGCTCGAGGCGTTCCGCCGCGACCCCTCTTTCGCCCAGGTCGGTCCGGTGCAGCGCGCCAGCGGCCTGACGCCGGCGCAGTTCATCCGCCGCTTCGAACAGGCGGTCGGCCTCACGCCCAAACGCTACGCCCGCGTGCTGCGTTTCGGCGCGTTGCTGCCGACGCTCGTGCGCTGCGGTCCGCGCGACTGGGCGCAGATCGCCGCCGATGGCGGCTACGCCGACCAGTCGCACCTGATCCGCGAGTTCCGGCAACTGGCCGGCGTGGCACCCGGCGCCTACCAGCCGGTGCAGATCGACCAGCCGACCCACGTGGCGCTGCGGACCTGA